The proteins below are encoded in one region of Pseudonocardia sp. DSM 110487:
- a CDS encoding SCO5389 family protein: MSLTVPAALLEKAQEGTVEDEEFVACIRESLPYAWSMVERLAKELEASGAPSAQNLEVPPDERAWGEVFRLVGSDSMRGAVQRHFGVQLAFQNCCRVGLFRPDATAEYEEFISPRAQLLNQKPELLNC, from the coding sequence GTGTCGCTGACGGTTCCGGCAGCCTTGTTGGAGAAGGCTCAAGAAGGGACAGTCGAAGACGAAGAATTCGTGGCTTGCATCCGCGAGTCACTTCCATACGCGTGGTCGATGGTGGAGCGCCTGGCGAAGGAACTGGAGGCGAGCGGCGCGCCGTCCGCGCAGAACCTGGAGGTTCCGCCCGACGAGCGCGCCTGGGGTGAGGTCTTCCGCCTGGTCGGGAGCGACTCCATGCGGGGTGCCGTGCAGCGCCACTTCGGCGTGCAGCTGGCATTCCAGAACTGCTGCCGCGTCGGCTTGTTCCGTCCGGATGCCACCGCGGAGTACGAGGAATTCATCTCGCCCCGCGCGCAGCTGTTGAACCAGAAACCGGAGCTGCTCAATTGCTGA
- the folP gene encoding dihydropteroate synthase, producing MADTAGDLVIRGRRPVRDRALVMAIVNRTPDSFYDRGATFDDEPAKAAIDRAVAEGADMIDIGGVAASPGDDVDVEEEIRRVVPTVEYIRERYPDIVISIDTWRHEVGAAACRAGADLMNDAWAGFDPKLIDVAAEFGAGYVCTHTGGREPRAVPVRPDYDDVVSAVLDYTVELAELAESRGVPREGILIDATGFGKNTTDHLQLLRAVPRFVETGWPVLMALSNKTFVGETLDVGLGERMAGTLAATTIAAQAGARVFRAHEVEPTRHALEIVASVFDGRPPAMASEWIA from the coding sequence ATGGCTGACACGGCGGGCGATCTGGTGATACGCGGGCGCCGGCCGGTGCGCGACCGCGCGCTGGTCATGGCGATCGTCAACCGGACCCCCGACTCGTTCTACGACCGGGGCGCGACGTTCGACGACGAGCCGGCGAAGGCCGCCATCGACCGGGCCGTCGCCGAGGGCGCCGACATGATCGACATCGGCGGCGTGGCCGCGAGCCCAGGGGACGACGTGGATGTCGAGGAGGAGATCCGCCGGGTCGTCCCGACCGTCGAGTACATCCGCGAGCGGTACCCGGACATCGTCATCAGCATCGACACGTGGCGGCACGAGGTCGGCGCCGCGGCCTGCCGGGCCGGTGCCGACCTGATGAACGACGCGTGGGCCGGGTTCGACCCCAAGCTGATCGACGTCGCCGCGGAGTTCGGTGCCGGCTACGTGTGCACCCACACCGGGGGCCGCGAGCCGCGCGCCGTACCCGTCCGGCCCGACTACGACGACGTCGTCTCCGCCGTCCTCGACTACACCGTGGAGCTCGCCGAGCTGGCCGAGTCCAGGGGCGTGCCGCGGGAGGGCATCCTGATCGACGCCACCGGGTTCGGCAAGAACACCACCGACCACCTGCAGCTGCTGCGTGCGGTGCCGCGGTTCGTGGAGACCGGGTGGCCCGTGCTCATGGCGCTGTCCAACAAGACGTTCGTCGGTGAGACGCTCGACGTCGGGCTCGGTGAGCGAATGGCCGGCACGCTCGCCGCCACCACCATCGCGGCCCAGGCAGGGGCCCGCGTCTTCCGGGCCCACGAGGTGGAGCCCACCCGGCACGCCCTCGAGATCGTCGCCAGCGTCTTCGACGGGCGGCCGCCCGCCATGGCGTCGGAGTGGATCGCCTGA
- a CDS encoding dihydrofolate reductase family protein: MRQIWPPREDGELDDERLERLYTYPAKRWLCVNFVSSADGAVSLHGRAKELSNEPDQRVLRLGSDLADVLLVGATTAMVEEFRGVHPDEETAARRERHGLAPIPPTAVVTTGRSLPEDAPVVTEAVVPSFVITTASAPVRKREAWAAAGATVVIAGEREVDLRMAVDALTAHGLERVDSEGGAHLFGALLAADLVDELRLTVSPTLVSGVVGRIATGVEIEPARLELLSVVAESDTLMMRYGVLR, encoded by the coding sequence ATGCGCCAGATCTGGCCGCCGCGGGAGGACGGCGAGCTCGACGACGAGCGCCTCGAACGGCTCTACACCTACCCGGCGAAGCGCTGGCTCTGCGTCAACTTCGTGTCGAGCGCGGACGGCGCCGTCTCGCTGCACGGGCGGGCGAAGGAGCTGTCCAACGAGCCCGACCAGCGGGTGCTGCGGCTGGGCAGCGACCTGGCCGACGTCCTGCTGGTGGGGGCGACCACGGCGATGGTCGAGGAGTTCCGCGGCGTGCACCCGGACGAGGAGACCGCGGCTCGCCGGGAGCGCCACGGACTCGCCCCGATCCCGCCGACGGCGGTGGTCACCACCGGCAGGTCCCTGCCGGAGGACGCGCCGGTCGTCACCGAGGCGGTCGTGCCCAGCTTCGTGATCACCACCGCGTCGGCGCCCGTGCGCAAGCGCGAGGCGTGGGCCGCGGCAGGCGCCACCGTCGTGATCGCGGGGGAGCGGGAGGTCGACCTGCGCATGGCGGTCGACGCGCTCACCGCGCACGGCCTCGAGCGCGTCGACTCCGAGGGCGGCGCGCACCTGTTCGGTGCGTTGCTCGCGGCGGATCTCGTCGACGAGCTGCGGCTCACCGTCTCGCCGACGCTCGTGTCCGGCGTCGTCGGCCGGATCGCCACCGGCGTCGAGATCGAGCCGGCCCGGCTCGAGCTGCTCTCGGTGGTCGCGGAGAGCGACACGCTGATGATGCGCTACGGCGTGCTGCGCTGA
- a CDS encoding TetR/AcrR family transcriptional regulator — MPRADLPAQPRQRSGSPRTKPAAQRRRDLLDAGLAVFVEKGVAAATLDHVTQRAGVAKGTFYLHFDSKEHLLAALQADFEQRLVERIDARVADAGESWAARLHTWVDAALADYPADRALHDVLFHHPVLPDDAKGVHAERDLAHSLTDVIEGGIEAGAFNTADPPLTAMLLCSALHLAFDRVWHQDVPYETERLSAGVRELFRRALAVDQDQRSTP, encoded by the coding sequence GTGCCTCGAGCCGACCTGCCAGCTCAGCCGCGGCAGCGCTCCGGCAGCCCGCGCACCAAGCCCGCCGCGCAGCGCCGCCGCGACCTGCTGGACGCGGGGCTCGCGGTGTTCGTCGAGAAGGGCGTCGCCGCGGCCACGCTCGACCACGTCACCCAGCGCGCCGGCGTCGCGAAGGGCACCTTCTACCTGCACTTCGACTCGAAGGAACACCTTCTCGCCGCGCTGCAGGCCGACTTCGAGCAGAGGCTGGTGGAGCGCATCGACGCCCGGGTGGCGGACGCGGGCGAGAGCTGGGCGGCCCGGCTCCACACCTGGGTGGACGCCGCGCTCGCCGACTACCCGGCCGACCGTGCGCTGCACGACGTGCTCTTCCACCACCCGGTCCTGCCCGACGACGCGAAGGGCGTGCACGCGGAGCGCGACCTCGCCCACAGCCTGACCGACGTGATCGAAGGCGGCATCGAGGCCGGAGCGTTCAACACGGCCGACCCGCCGCTCACGGCGATGCTGCTCTGCAGCGCCCTGCACCTGGCGTTCGACCGCGTCTGGCACCAGGACGTGCCCTACGAGACCGAGCGGCTCTCGGCCGGGGTGCGCGAGCTCTTCCGCAGGGCACTCGCCGTGGATCAGGATCAGCGCAGCACGCCGTAG
- a CDS encoding glycosyltransferase codes for MGITVLVNAGPWLAVPPPGYGGIENVVAALVPELRKRGVRVVLATVGTSTLPVDERIGVFDDGQFAQLQCPFNRVMGVAAAHLHRVVTELRRRDDITLVHDHQEAFGPTVLGALGRDAPPVLHTLHWDLGKHPALYGSIEGGGGLWVNGVSFAQLARAPRALRALSVGHVHLSTPLAVDAERRPAPRKGDHLVVLGRVTRYKGQDVAARIAHRTGRDVVLAGPVGPCHRPCEVAGADGDNPDVRYWRDDVQPLVDGDRVRWMGTVAGAARDELVASAAAALFPIDWDEPGGTAVVESLALGTPVVGYRRGCLPELVEHGRTGLLVDPGDEDALAAAVDVAGRLDPGECRREAARRFTPARMAERYLRLYDKVLTRAGRAPVSAATVPAG; via the coding sequence GTGGGCATCACCGTCCTGGTCAATGCGGGCCCGTGGCTCGCCGTGCCGCCGCCGGGTTACGGCGGGATCGAGAACGTGGTGGCGGCGCTCGTCCCGGAGCTGCGCAAGCGCGGCGTGCGCGTCGTGCTGGCGACGGTCGGAACGAGCACGCTGCCCGTCGACGAGCGCATCGGCGTGTTCGACGACGGGCAGTTCGCCCAGCTGCAATGCCCGTTCAACCGCGTGATGGGGGTTGCGGCGGCACACCTGCACCGGGTGGTGACCGAGCTGCGCCGGCGCGATGACATCACGCTCGTGCACGACCACCAGGAGGCGTTCGGGCCGACGGTGCTCGGTGCGCTCGGGCGGGACGCGCCTCCGGTGCTGCACACCCTCCACTGGGACCTGGGCAAGCATCCCGCGCTGTACGGGTCCATCGAGGGTGGCGGCGGGCTATGGGTGAACGGGGTCTCGTTCGCGCAGCTCGCCCGCGCACCTCGGGCGCTGCGCGCGCTCAGCGTCGGCCATGTGCACCTGTCCACCCCGCTCGCGGTGGACGCGGAGCGCCGGCCGGCGCCCCGCAAGGGTGACCACCTCGTCGTGCTCGGCCGGGTCACCCGGTACAAGGGGCAGGACGTGGCCGCCCGCATCGCCCATCGCACGGGCCGGGACGTCGTGCTCGCCGGCCCGGTCGGCCCGTGCCACCGCCCCTGCGAGGTGGCCGGCGCCGACGGCGACAACCCGGACGTCCGGTACTGGCGGGACGACGTCCAGCCGCTGGTGGACGGCGACCGCGTGCGCTGGATGGGCACCGTCGCAGGCGCGGCGCGGGACGAGCTCGTCGCCTCCGCCGCCGCGGCGCTGTTCCCGATCGACTGGGACGAACCGGGCGGTACCGCGGTGGTCGAGTCACTCGCGCTGGGCACGCCGGTGGTGGGGTACCGCCGCGGCTGCCTCCCCGAGCTGGTGGAGCACGGCCGTACCGGCTTGCTGGTCGACCCCGGTGACGAGGACGCGCTCGCCGCCGCCGTCGACGTCGCGGGCCGGTTGGATCCGGGCGAGTGCCGCCGGGAGGCCGCTCGCCGCTTCACGCCGGCCCGGATGGCAGAGCGCTACCTGCGGCTCTACGACAAGGTGCTGACCCGCGCCGGCCGTGCGCCCGTCAGCGCGGCGACGGTACCCGCGGGTTGA
- a CDS encoding SDR family oxidoreductase — MTILVTGMHGSIGSRVATKLVEAGHRVRGSSRTPSSAPAGVEPVRLDLTEPRGAAEVLDGVETAFLYPVRGGSVDAFLEAARKAEVQHVVLLSSPASYEVHEHDRIIGLVHRAVERAVQESGLSHTVLYPSWLATNARRDWSEQIRTSGRVGIAHPDAQVNPIHIDDVAEVAADVLTRPTHRSRMLVLTGRESVSQRGMVDVLAEVRGAPIAIDELTREQALERRPEWMPEAVLEVLLDVTAAAVGVPATVTNMVERVTGHPSRTFREWAIAHRDAFR; from the coding sequence GTGACCATCCTCGTCACCGGAATGCACGGCAGCATCGGGAGCCGGGTCGCCACGAAGCTCGTCGAGGCCGGTCACCGGGTACGCGGCTCGAGCCGCACGCCCTCGTCCGCTCCCGCGGGCGTCGAGCCCGTGCGGCTGGATCTCACCGAGCCGCGCGGCGCGGCCGAGGTGCTGGACGGCGTCGAGACGGCGTTCCTCTATCCGGTGCGCGGGGGTTCCGTGGACGCGTTCCTGGAGGCCGCCCGCAAGGCCGAGGTCCAGCACGTCGTGCTGCTGTCCTCACCCGCGTCGTACGAGGTGCACGAGCACGACCGGATCATCGGGCTCGTGCACCGCGCCGTGGAACGCGCAGTGCAGGAATCCGGGCTGAGCCACACCGTGCTCTACCCGAGTTGGCTCGCCACCAACGCGCGACGGGACTGGAGCGAGCAGATCCGCACCAGCGGGCGGGTCGGGATCGCCCACCCGGACGCCCAGGTCAACCCGATCCACATCGACGACGTCGCGGAGGTCGCCGCCGATGTCCTGACGCGTCCCACGCACCGAAGCCGGATGCTCGTGCTCACCGGGCGGGAGTCGGTGTCCCAGCGCGGCATGGTCGACGTACTCGCCGAGGTGCGCGGCGCCCCGATCGCGATCGACGAGCTCACCCGCGAGCAGGCGCTGGAGCGACGCCCGGAGTGGATGCCCGAGGCGGTGCTCGAGGTGCTGCTGGACGTCACCGCCGCGGCCGTCGGTGTGCCCGCGACCGTCACGAACATGGTCGAGCGAGTCACCGGACACCCCAGTCGCACGTTCCGGGAGTGGGCGATCGCACATCGCGACGCCTTCCGCTGA
- a CDS encoding YggT family protein, with product MSAIGTLLGTVLLLFQIVLVARAVVDWVGVLSSGPEPQWRRTAQRVTHAVTEPVLAPVRKVLPPVRFGSVGIDLAFIVVFFGAVVLRQIVLWL from the coding sequence ATGTCCGCGATCGGAACACTGCTCGGCACGGTGCTGCTGCTCTTCCAGATCGTGCTGGTCGCACGGGCAGTGGTCGACTGGGTCGGGGTCTTGTCATCGGGCCCCGAACCCCAGTGGCGCCGCACCGCCCAGCGCGTCACGCACGCCGTCACCGAACCGGTGCTGGCTCCGGTGCGCAAGGTCCTGCCGCCGGTCCGCTTCGGTTCCGTGGGCATCGACCTGGCATTCATCGTGGTCTTCTTCGGCGCGGTCGTACTGCGCCAGATCGTGCTCTGGCTCTGA
- a CDS encoding MFS transporter, which yields MSQYQDMRPAPVTRGAWLVLAATALAGMMDGIDATALAVANPVLAHDLHASLPALEALTVGYMLAMAMALVPAGALADRIGHRRVFMAGLAGFVISSLLVGLSGSVSWIIALRVLQGASGAMLAASSLALLRHAFTPERLKVAIGLWSSGLAVAVLAGPFIGGVLVQYVHWRAIFFVNVPIGALAFTLVLLSATRDARHPHPSRFDAAGAALLTCAVFTLVAGITRAQVDGWSSAVPLAALAAAAVLTVAFGLRERRARDPLLPPDVVRTPRLTVALAVIMAAGLAHFGTAFYYALYLQQIRGLTPVAAGAGLLPLIGLIAVGAPASGLLNRRYGPRLPIIGGLGLLCAGLCGLSAFGADAPLPVVLACVLPMGLGIGLAQPTAVEVAISAAPPAVAGRVAGLQQTVLMISGSLGAAIFGSIIAASAPEFADHAVAVDAGRYLTGFGHATLLGAALTLLATAVAAATFRTAATAATAAS from the coding sequence ATGTCCCAATACCAGGACATGCGACCAGCACCGGTCACGCGTGGTGCGTGGCTGGTGCTGGCCGCCACCGCGCTCGCGGGGATGATGGACGGGATCGACGCCACCGCACTCGCGGTGGCCAACCCCGTGCTTGCCCACGACCTGCACGCCAGTCTCCCGGCGCTGGAAGCGCTGACCGTCGGCTACATGCTGGCCATGGCGATGGCACTGGTCCCGGCCGGCGCGCTCGCCGACCGGATCGGCCACCGTCGCGTCTTCATGGCCGGGCTGGCCGGGTTCGTGATCAGCTCGCTGTTGGTCGGCCTGTCCGGGTCGGTGTCGTGGATCATCGCGCTGCGTGTGCTCCAGGGCGCGTCGGGAGCCATGCTCGCCGCCAGCTCGCTGGCCCTGCTCCGGCACGCCTTCACCCCCGAACGGCTCAAGGTCGCCATCGGCCTGTGGAGCAGCGGCCTCGCCGTCGCCGTCCTTGCCGGACCGTTCATCGGCGGCGTGCTGGTCCAGTACGTGCACTGGCGGGCGATCTTCTTCGTGAACGTGCCCATCGGCGCCCTCGCGTTCACCCTCGTGCTCCTCTCGGCCACGCGCGACGCCCGCCACCCGCACCCGTCCCGGTTCGACGCCGCGGGCGCGGCCCTGCTCACCTGCGCCGTGTTCACGCTCGTCGCGGGCATCACCCGGGCCCAGGTCGACGGCTGGTCGTCCGCGGTACCTCTCGCCGCACTGGCCGCCGCGGCGGTCCTCACGGTCGCGTTCGGCCTCCGCGAGCGCCGCGCGCGCGACCCGCTGCTCCCGCCCGACGTGGTCCGGACCCCTCGCCTCACCGTCGCACTGGCCGTGATCATGGCGGCGGGCCTTGCGCATTTCGGCACGGCGTTCTACTACGCGCTCTACCTCCAGCAGATCCGCGGGCTCACGCCGGTCGCGGCGGGCGCAGGGCTGCTGCCGCTGATCGGGCTCATCGCGGTGGGCGCACCGGCCAGCGGCCTCCTCAACCGCCGCTACGGCCCTCGCCTACCCATCATCGGCGGGCTCGGTCTGCTGTGCGCCGGCCTGTGCGGGCTGTCCGCATTCGGCGCCGACGCCCCGCTTCCCGTCGTGCTCGCCTGCGTACTGCCCATGGGCCTCGGGATCGGCCTCGCCCAACCCACGGCAGTGGAGGTCGCGATCAGCGCGGCGCCACCCGCGGTCGCAGGCCGGGTCGCCGGTCTCCAGCAGACCGTCCTCATGATCTCCGGCAGCCTCGGCGCCGCGATCTTCGGGTCGATCATCGCGGCGAGCGCGCCCGAGTTCGCCGACCACGCGGTGGCCGTCGACGCAGGTCGTTACCTCACCGGATTCGGCCATGCCACACTGCTCGGCGCGGCCCTCACCCTGCTGGCTACCGCAGTCGCGGCCGCCACGTTCCGTACGGCGGCAACCGCGGCCACCGCTGCGTCGTGA
- a CDS encoding SRPBCC family protein, whose protein sequence is MTDHGTFVDFDGRPAVRFERTYRHPPERVWSAITEPGELAHWFPAKVSLEPRAGGAIEFSEDPNVEPSSGRIVTFDPPRLLTYTWGADELHFRLEPTGTGGCTLTFVNVLSARDAAARNAAGWTVCLAELDKHVSGAIADGPHSATAEPWEPLYDDYVAAGMPAGAPIPGR, encoded by the coding sequence ATGACAGACCACGGAACCTTCGTCGATTTCGACGGCCGGCCGGCGGTCCGCTTCGAGCGCACCTACCGGCACCCACCCGAGCGCGTCTGGTCGGCGATCACCGAACCGGGCGAGCTCGCCCACTGGTTCCCCGCCAAGGTGTCGCTGGAGCCCCGCGCCGGTGGCGCGATCGAGTTCAGCGAAGACCCGAACGTCGAGCCGAGCTCGGGCCGGATCGTGACGTTCGACCCGCCCCGGCTGCTCACCTACACGTGGGGCGCCGACGAGCTGCACTTCCGGCTCGAGCCCACCGGCACCGGCGGATGCACGCTGACGTTCGTCAACGTGCTGAGCGCGCGCGACGCGGCCGCCCGCAACGCAGCAGGCTGGACGGTCTGCCTCGCCGAACTGGACAAGCACGTCTCCGGGGCGATCGCCGACGGGCCGCACAGCGCCACTGCCGAGCCGTGGGAGCCGCTCTACGACGACTACGTGGCCGCGGGCATGCCCGCAGGCGCGCCGATACCGGGCCGCTGA
- a CDS encoding TetR/AcrR family transcriptional regulator: MTTSKGRRAPAPNERQRDPERTKARILEAATAEFAAKGLAGARVSEIAARAGVNQQLIAYYFDSKEGLYREVGRRWRAYEADAIPDDTPLAEMIRRYVLASVERGGRLLAWEGLADTGEDDEETRERDARLRHEVEAIRERQRAGEIDDRFDPAALHLITMSAANALAVYPHLARGLFGVDASSPELVERYAEQLALLISSLGNTSSAPAGKS, encoded by the coding sequence GTGACCACGAGCAAGGGGCGACGGGCGCCTGCCCCGAACGAGCGGCAGCGCGACCCCGAGCGCACCAAGGCCCGGATCCTCGAGGCCGCCACCGCGGAGTTCGCGGCCAAGGGGCTCGCCGGGGCCCGGGTGTCCGAGATCGCCGCGCGCGCCGGGGTGAACCAGCAGCTCATCGCGTACTACTTCGACAGCAAGGAAGGTCTGTACCGCGAGGTGGGCAGGCGGTGGCGGGCCTACGAGGCCGACGCGATCCCCGACGACACGCCCCTCGCCGAGATGATCAGGCGGTACGTGCTGGCGAGCGTCGAGCGGGGCGGGCGGCTACTGGCTTGGGAGGGGCTCGCCGACACCGGCGAGGACGACGAGGAGACGCGGGAGCGCGACGCCCGGCTCCGCCACGAGGTGGAGGCGATCCGCGAGCGCCAGCGGGCGGGCGAGATCGACGACCGGTTCGACCCGGCAGCGCTGCACCTCATCACGATGAGCGCGGCCAACGCCCTCGCCGTCTACCCGCACCTTGCCCGCGGCCTGTTCGGTGTCGACGCGAGCTCACCCGAGCTGGTGGAGCGCTACGCCGAGCAGCTCGCGCTGCTGATCAGCAGTCTCGGAAACACCAGTAGTGCACCTGCGGGAAAGAGCTGA
- a CDS encoding cation diffusion facilitator family transporter, giving the protein MEIRTVEGHGHGHGHGHSFRGRVREVLRPHSHDAADSIDAALAASADGIRALKISLLVLGATALAQLVVVALSGSAALLADTIHNFSDALTAVPLWVAFVLGRRAATRRYTYGYGRAEDLAGVFIVAMIALSAVVAGYESIHRLLEPRPVENVWAVLAAGVIGFAGNELVAVYRIRVGRRIGSVALVADGLHARTDGFTSLAVVAAALGVLAGFPLVDPIVGLLITVAILVVLRGAALDIYRRLMDAVDPALVDTAETAVRAVPGVVAVEELRLRWSGHRVRAEVGIAVNAGLDVVAAHDIATAVQHRLLHDVPRLVAATVHVGPDSAGDHHAAIAHHPGALEPGGIAR; this is encoded by the coding sequence ATGGAGATTCGAACCGTGGAAGGGCACGGGCACGGACATGGGCACGGGCACTCGTTCCGGGGGCGGGTGCGGGAGGTGTTGCGCCCGCACAGCCATGACGCCGCCGACTCGATCGACGCGGCGCTCGCGGCGAGCGCCGACGGGATCCGGGCACTGAAGATCAGCCTGCTCGTGCTGGGGGCCACGGCGCTTGCGCAGCTGGTGGTCGTGGCGCTGTCCGGCTCCGCCGCGCTACTGGCCGACACGATCCACAACTTCTCCGACGCGTTGACGGCGGTGCCGCTGTGGGTCGCGTTCGTACTCGGCCGCCGCGCGGCCACCCGCCGCTACACCTACGGCTACGGGCGCGCCGAGGATCTCGCCGGGGTGTTCATCGTGGCGATGATCGCGCTCTCCGCCGTCGTCGCCGGCTACGAGTCCATCCACCGGCTCCTGGAGCCGCGGCCCGTCGAGAACGTCTGGGCGGTGCTCGCCGCCGGGGTGATCGGGTTCGCAGGCAACGAGCTCGTCGCGGTCTACCGCATCCGGGTGGGGCGGCGCATCGGTTCGGTGGCGCTGGTGGCCGACGGCCTGCATGCCCGCACCGACGGCTTCACCTCGCTCGCCGTCGTCGCGGCCGCGCTCGGCGTGCTCGCAGGCTTCCCGCTGGTCGACCCGATCGTCGGGCTGCTGATCACGGTCGCGATCCTCGTGGTGCTGCGCGGCGCGGCCCTCGACATCTACCGAAGGCTGATGGACGCCGTCGACCCTGCCCTCGTCGACACCGCCGAGACCGCCGTCCGCGCCGTTCCCGGCGTCGTTGCCGTGGAGGAGCTGCGGCTGCGCTGGTCGGGGCACCGGGTGCGCGCCGAGGTCGGGATCGCCGTCAACGCGGGCCTGGACGTCGTCGCGGCCCACGACATCGCCACAGCCGTCCAGCACCGGCTGCTGCACGACGTCCCGAGGCTCGTGGCGGCCACGGTGCACGTCGGTCCGGACAGCGCGGGCGACCACCACGCCGCCATCGCCCATCACCCCGGTGCGCTGGAACCGGGAGGCATCGCGCGCTGA
- a CDS encoding cytochrome P450, giving the protein MSAAQHPGRTPVTLPTGRTPGCPYDPPAELARLRTDDPVTALAYPDGHIGWLVTGYDAARTVLTDARFSTRPELKHSALGAVARPGGPRQPAAPGWFINMDPPRHTHYRRLLTGQFTVRRMRVLETRVGEIVDECLDRMAAAGPPIDLVEAFALPIPSLVICELLGVPYADHGFFQQQSTAMVRLDSTQEQVTAAMGRLTEYLRELVRTKRARPADDLLGGLIREAELTDEELANIALILLVAGHETTANMLALGTFALLLHPEELAALRADPGLTDTAVEELLRYLSIVHLGAPSRAALEDVELDGRPVAEGETVTLSLPAANWDPAEFPEPDRIRLERPNARRHLAFGHGVHQCLGQQLARIELRIGYRALFERFPSLRLAEPARDIPLRENAAVYGVWRLPVSWD; this is encoded by the coding sequence ATGTCAGCGGCCCAGCACCCGGGACGTACCCCGGTCACCCTGCCCACCGGGCGCACGCCCGGCTGCCCCTACGACCCACCCGCGGAGCTGGCGCGGCTGCGCACCGACGATCCCGTCACCGCGCTGGCCTACCCCGACGGTCACATCGGCTGGCTGGTCACCGGCTACGACGCGGCGCGCACCGTGCTGACCGACGCCCGCTTCAGCACCCGCCCGGAGCTCAAGCACTCGGCGCTGGGGGCCGTCGCGCGCCCAGGTGGTCCCCGGCAGCCGGCTGCCCCGGGTTGGTTCATCAACATGGATCCGCCGCGGCACACCCACTACCGGCGGCTGCTCACGGGCCAGTTCACCGTCCGCCGCATGAGAGTGCTGGAGACGCGGGTCGGCGAGATCGTCGACGAGTGCCTGGACAGGATGGCCGCGGCCGGCCCGCCGATCGACCTCGTGGAGGCCTTCGCACTGCCGATCCCCTCACTCGTGATCTGCGAGCTGCTGGGCGTGCCGTACGCCGACCACGGGTTCTTCCAGCAGCAGTCCACCGCCATGGTCAGGTTGGACAGCACGCAGGAGCAGGTCACGGCGGCAATGGGCCGGCTGACCGAGTACCTGCGCGAGCTGGTGCGTACCAAGCGAGCCCGACCGGCCGACGACCTGCTCGGCGGCCTGATCCGGGAGGCGGAGCTGACCGACGAGGAGCTGGCCAACATCGCGCTCATCCTGCTCGTCGCCGGCCACGAGACCACCGCCAACATGCTCGCCCTCGGCACGTTCGCGCTCCTGCTGCACCCCGAGGAGCTCGCCGCGCTCCGCGCCGACCCCGGCCTCACCGACACCGCTGTGGAGGAGCTGCTGCGCTACCTGTCGATCGTCCATCTCGGTGCGCCCAGCCGGGCCGCCCTGGAGGACGTGGAGCTGGACGGCCGGCCGGTCGCCGAAGGCGAGACGGTGACGCTGTCGCTGCCCGCCGCCAACTGGGATCCCGCGGAGTTCCCCGAACCCGACCGCATCCGCCTCGAACGACCCAACGCCCGCCGCCACCTCGCGTTCGGCCACGGCGTGCACCAGTGCCTCGGACAACAACTCGCCCGCATCGAGCTGCGCATCGGCTACCGAGCGCTGTTCGAGCGGTTCCCCTCCCTGCGTCTGGCCGAACCGGCCAGGGACATCCCGCTCCGCGAGAACGCGGCCGTGTACGGCGTGTGGCGGCTCCCGGTTAGCTGGGACTGA
- a CDS encoding TetR/AcrR family transcriptional regulator encodes MSAVTSTRGAAGLRERKKARTRTAIQREALRLFGEQGYHATTVEQIAAAADVAAATVFRYFPTKEDLAVLDDYYSLAEATARSLAAQPADLHPVAAIRAAVRAVFEGLSPEERAARHERDLLMVTVPELWSANLGLMLKGRRLLREVVAERAGRGQDDPELRVLVDAVFGVGLGVLFDSADAEGADPSGRMDEALARLEAALG; translated from the coding sequence ATGAGCGCCGTGACCAGCACGCGGGGCGCTGCCGGGCTTCGGGAGCGCAAGAAGGCCAGGACCAGGACCGCGATCCAGCGAGAAGCCCTGCGGCTGTTCGGCGAGCAGGGCTACCACGCCACCACGGTGGAGCAGATCGCCGCGGCGGCCGATGTCGCGGCGGCCACGGTGTTCCGCTACTTCCCCACGAAGGAAGACCTCGCCGTTCTCGACGACTACTACTCGCTGGCCGAGGCGACCGCCCGGTCGCTCGCGGCGCAGCCGGCCGACCTGCATCCCGTTGCCGCGATCCGAGCCGCCGTGCGCGCGGTGTTCGAGGGCCTGTCACCGGAGGAGCGCGCCGCCCGCCACGAGCGGGACCTGCTGATGGTGACGGTCCCCGAGCTCTGGTCGGCGAACCTGGGGTTGATGCTCAAGGGCAGACGACTGCTGCGTGAGGTGGTGGCGGAGCGCGCCGGCCGGGGCCAGGACGATCCGGAGCTCCGGGTGCTCGTCGACGCGGTGTTCGGCGTCGGCCTGGGGGTGCTGTTCGACAGCGCGGATGCCGAGGGCGCGGACCCCTCGGGTCGCATGGACGAGGCCCTCGCCCGGTTGGAGGCCGCCCTCGGGTGA